A single genomic interval of Eurosta solidaginis isolate ZX-2024a chromosome 3, ASM4086904v1, whole genome shotgun sequence harbors:
- the LOC137246922 gene encoding glutathione S-transferase 1-like yields the protein MGKLVLYGIEMSPPVRATVLTLKALNIPYEFKFVNLFEEHDKEEYRRINPTGTVPALDDNGQFISDSHAINAYLVSKYGKDDSFYPKDLVKRAAVDQLLHYDTGVVFERTLRYIARPIFLENKTNIPQYKIDMIVEVYETVNNFLKDKPYVVGNHLTIADFSLISSISTLQVYLVSDPIKYPNLVAWIKRLEQLPYYEEANGKPGKKAEEMIRAKNIKIVP from the coding sequence ATGGgtaaacttgttttatatggCATAGAAATGAGCCCACCGGTGCGCGCCACCGTTCTAACATTGAAAGCCTTAAATATACCGTATGAATTTAAATTtgtgaatttgtttgaagaacatGATAAGGAAGAATATCGTCGTATTAATCCAACAGGAACAGTACCAGCATTAGATGATAACGGTCAATTTATATCGGATTCTCATGCAATCAATGCTTATTTGGTTAGTAAATATGGCAAAGATGATTCGTTCTATCCAAAAGATTTAGTAAAGCGTGCAGCTGTTGATCAACTTTTACACTATGATACTGGTGTCGTGTTCGAACGCACACTACGCTATATAGCAAGGCcaatatttttggaaaataaaactAATATACCACAATACAAGATCGATATGATCGTTGAAGTTTACGAAACCGTTAATAATTTCTTGAAAGATAAACCTTATGTTGTTGGCAATCATTTGACCATTGCTGATTTTTCATTGATATCATCGATATCTACATTGCAAGTATATTTAGTGAGCGATCCTATTAAGTATCCCAATTTAGTGGCATGGATTAAACGTTTGGAGCAGTTACCCTACTATGAGGAGGCTAATGGCAAACCGGGCAAAAAAGCTGAGGAAATGATCagagcaaaaaatataaaaattgtaccGTAA